TGACGGTAAAAGCTGGCTGTTGATCAAACACAAGGATAAGTATGCTGTAACTGAACAATACAATGCTGAAGAATTCAGCAAGAATAAGCGAAAAGAAGAATTGGCAACTATAAAAACAACAGCTAAGAAACAGGTAAAAAAAAAGCCCGCCCGGAAAAGAACCCGAACGACCTGATTGATTTAGTTAGAAACAGTAAAAAGATGAGTGACTACATCCATCCTATGCTGGCTACTCCAAATGAAAATATATTTGATGATAAAGCGTGGATCTTTGAATTGAAACTTGATGGATACCGTGCAATTGCAGAGTTGCGTAAAGACGGAATTTTATTGTATTCCCGAAATGGGTTATCCTTTCTTGAAAAATTTCCACTGATCGTTGCCGGTTTAAAAAAAATAAAACAACAGGTTGTACTCGATGGAGAAATTGTATTAACTGATGAACATGGGAAACCCGATTTTCAGAAGCTGCAACATTACCAGGAAAACACCCACCTGTTTCTGCAGTATTATGTTTTTGATTTGTTAAGTGTTGATGGAAAGAAAATGCAGGATTTGCCGTTGCTGGAAAGAAAAAAAATGCTGAAGAAAATTATAGGCGCAAATCCGTTGATACGTTATTGTGATCATATTGAAGAGCAGGGCAAAGCTTTTTACAAAAAAGTAGTGACGGAAGGGATGGAGGGAGTTATTGCAAAACGAAAGGAGAGTGTTTACATACAGGGTTATAGAACAACAGACTGGTTGAAAATAAAAAATGTACACACACATGAAGCGATCATTTGCGGCTATACTGCCGGGCGTGGCAGCAGAAAACATTTCGGTGCATTGATATTGGGACAGTATAAAAATAATCAGCTGCAATACATTGGTCATACTGGCACCGGTTTTAATGAACGCACATTGAAAGACCTCTGGTCATTACTGCAACCGCTGAAGAGTGCCCGTTCGCCATTTTCACAAACGGTTAAAGTAAATGCAGCGGTGATTTGGGTAAAACCAAAACTGGTAGCAGAGCTCAAGTATACAGCTATAACAGAAGATGGAATGATGCGGCACCCGGTGTTTCTTCGTCTTCGTCCTGATCAGGATGCAAAAACGATTACTATGAACAAAGAAAAAAAAGTAAAGGCTACAGCTGCGAAAATGAAACAAAAGCCATTAAAGGAAACAGAGCAGCCTGTTGAATCGAAAGAAATCTCAGTGGCAGGAAAGAAACTTGCTTTTACAAATCTCAATAAAGTTTTCTGGCCATCCGAAAATTATACAAAAGCTGATCTCATTGATTATTACGACAGCATTGCAGATTACATTTTACCTTATCTCAAAAACAGACCATTATCTCTCAAACGAAATCCAAATGGTATTCAGGATGCAGGTTTTTATCATAAAGATGCCGGTGGCGATGTTCCATCATGGATAAAAAAAGCAAACATCAAATCTGCATCAACAAACAAGATCATCCATTACCTTGTTTGTAATAATAAAGCCACCCTGCTTTTTTTGGCAAACTTTGGTTGCATTGAATTCAATCCATGGAATTCACTTACAACTAAACTCGATAAACCATCTTACCTGGTGATTGATATTGATCCATCAAAAAAGAACAAGTTTGAAGATGTTATTGAAACTGCACTTGTAACAAAAGCCATACTCGATAAAGCGGGTGCTGTTTCTTTTTGCAAAACCTCTGGCGCCAGCGGATTGCATGTGTATGTGCCAATGGGTAATAAATATGAAGATGAAACTGTGCGGAATTTTGCGCATCTCATTGCTTCGCTGGTTGTAGAGCAGTTGCCGCAAATTACTACGTTGGAAAGAAGTCTTGCAAAACGCAGCGACAAAAAGATATA
The DNA window shown above is from Lacibacter sp. H375 and carries:
- the ligD gene encoding DNA ligase D; translated protein: MSDYIHPMLATPNENIFDDKAWIFELKLDGYRAIAELRKDGILLYSRNGLSFLEKFPLIVAGLKKIKQQVVLDGEIVLTDEHGKPDFQKLQHYQENTHLFLQYYVFDLLSVDGKKMQDLPLLERKKMLKKIIGANPLIRYCDHIEEQGKAFYKKVVTEGMEGVIAKRKESVYIQGYRTTDWLKIKNVHTHEAIICGYTAGRGSRKHFGALILGQYKNNQLQYIGHTGTGFNERTLKDLWSLLQPLKSARSPFSQTVKVNAAVIWVKPKLVAELKYTAITEDGMMRHPVFLRLRPDQDAKTITMNKEKKVKATAAKMKQKPLKETEQPVESKEISVAGKKLAFTNLNKVFWPSENYTKADLIDYYDSIADYILPYLKNRPLSLKRNPNGIQDAGFYHKDAGGDVPSWIKKANIKSASTNKIIHYLVCNNKATLLFLANFGCIEFNPWNSLTTKLDKPSYLVIDIDPSKKNKFEDVIETALVTKAILDKAGAVSFCKTSGASGLHVYVPMGNKYEDETVRNFAHLIASLVVEQLPQITTLERSLAKRSDKKIYVDYLQNRRGQTLACAYSLRPVAGASVSTPLSWKEVKPGLDPLDFHIGNIVTRIKKKGDLFAPVLGAGVNLVNCLKQLDI